In Vibrio marisflavi CECT 7928, the following are encoded in one genomic region:
- the fabA gene encoding bifunctional 3-hydroxydecanoyl-ACP dehydratase/trans-2-decenoyl-ACP isomerase, with the protein MQNKKDSYTREELLASSQGELFGPGYPQLPAPNMLMMDRVTKMSETEGEYGKGLITAELDITPDLWFFDCHFPGDPVMPGCLGLDAMWQLVGFFLGWVGGKGKGRALGVGEVKFTGQILPTAKKVTYEINMKRVVNRKLVMGLADGRVLVDGKEIYVAKDLKVGLFQDTSNF; encoded by the coding sequence ATGCAAAACAAAAAAGATTCTTATACCCGCGAAGAACTTCTAGCTTCAAGTCAGGGCGAATTATTTGGACCGGGCTACCCTCAACTTCCAGCTCCAAATATGTTGATGATGGACCGTGTTACTAAAATGTCTGAGACTGAAGGCGAATATGGTAAAGGTCTTATCACTGCAGAGCTAGATATTACTCCAGATCTATGGTTTTTTGATTGTCACTTCCCTGGTGACCCAGTAATGCCAGGTTGCCTAGGCCTTGACGCTATGTGGCAGCTAGTTGGTTTCTTCCTAGGTTGGGTCGGCGGCAAAGGTAAAGGCCGTGCACTAGGTGTTGGCGAAGTTAAATTCACTGGCCAAATCTTACCTACAGCAAAAAAAGTAACTTACGAAATCAACATGAAGCGTGTTGTAAACCGTAAACTAGTTATGGGGCTAGCAGATGGCCGCGTACTTGTTGACGGTAAAGAAATCTACGTAGCGAAAGACCTAAAAGTTGGCCTTTTCCAAGATACGTCTAATTTCTAA